The following is a genomic window from Oncorhynchus gorbuscha isolate QuinsamMale2020 ecotype Even-year unplaced genomic scaffold, OgorEven_v1.0 Un_scaffold_7558, whole genome shotgun sequence.
AAGGGCCTTGGGAGTTTCTGGCTGCAACCTCTCCTCCAATGCAAAAGGCCTGGGAGACTGAGAAGACATTGTGCTTGGAATTATTAAGTggtagtctgggtaccagtctttttagctgaCATTCCACTACTTGACCTCCTTGGCATATGTCACGGAAAATGcaacaaggagtggaatgttagctaaaaagactggtacccagactaatTAAGTGAGTTCAGATCACAACCTTCAGAAGGAAGACTGGTGTGAACCACTAGATGGTGCCATAACTTTCTGGCAGCACCATGGTCGGCACCAACACTCGTCCTTCTGAAAGAGAACAAAAAAGACAAAGTTGCATTTCAAATTTGGACTTAAAGTATTTGGTTGGTTTGACATAGAATAGCCTGTGTCTCCTCACCAGTAGATTTCTTCATGTAGTAGATCAGTCCAGCTGCTATAAAGACCACCCCCAGCAGCAGCCCACAGGCCCCAATCACCATCTTATTCTTCTCAGGACCCGGCATGGAGGGGTCTGTAATCACACAGACAATTAAGACATGCATCTTATAATAAATAGACTTATAAACCCTCCCTCCCAAGCACTCGTATCTCATTCAGACACTCCAAGtccacacacacttaccccagtCATACAGTTTGGGCTCAGTGAGGCTGAAGTGCTCCACCATACAGGCgattctctctccaggtgtgggTGTGTACTCCAGGTGCGAGTGGATCTGGTAGGTCCAATCCCCATTGACCAGCTCCTCTGTGGAAGTCACATTTGAGGTCACTTCCTGTCCGTCCTCAGCCACGTCACTGATGGGTTTGGGGTAGAAGTCGTAGGCGCTGCACACGAGCATGGCCAGGTGTCTGGTACTGAACGGCTCCACTGACCTCAGCCTGATGTAGGGCTCAACTGGAGAGGGAAGAACATACTAGGTTCTTCAGGGCTCGCCTCATGCTCTTTTCATGATGTTCAGCCATCTCATCTAGTATGTACTCCTCCTTATCACTACCATTGAGTATGTACTCATTCACTCACCTGCCTTCTCTAGTAAGTACCCATACACCACAGGAACGTTGCTGCTGCAGTATTTCTTCATTTCGTCTCTCCTCGCGGCCAGAAAAGCAGGGCCTTTGCAGGCCGTTTCAGTGAAGTTCTTCATCCATTGTGTGTAGACCGTACATTTCTCTGTTGTGCTGTTGTATTGTCCCAGTAACTTCTTGTTGCCGTAGACCTGCAGCAGAAACTCAATATCACGGGGCTCCTCGGAGCTGAAACGACACCTCATCTCAAAGTGTCCAAAATAGCCATCTGTCAAATAAACAGTCACAAACAAGATGAGATCTGGAGGTCTCGTTTATCTTCTTTCATAATATCATCTGATGAACAGACCAGAGAAAACAAATACATTCTGTGGATTTCACTCATGTATCTTTGTCTATAGAAATATAAGATGGAATAATTCTTTATCAAAATACAAACATGTTTAGTGCACGATTTCATCAGTGCACGACTACAAGAACGCAGAGGATGACACACTTTGGCCACTACTTAAATCAAGGGTGAAATTGTAGTGTAGATATTGGAGGTGGGGGGGGCATTGCATTTCCTGCGATTGTACATAGCTTGACATCACTTATTATGCCTCTCTTGAGGGTTATTTGGAGGGATATTTGGAGGGGTATTTTGAAAACACAGTATAAGTGGAAAGTTGAAGGCCCCTCCCcccaaaatgaaaaaaaaaatgaatataaTTTTTAGGGAAAACGAACTTTGGGGGGGAAAAACAGCTAAGAGAACATTTTGCAGCTTTATACtgttattctacacattttgtcatgaatCAGAGACAATTTTGAAGTTTAATGTgatttcttgcaattctacaaattttggacagagaaaaaaaaa
Proteins encoded in this region:
- the LOC124029757 gene encoding H-2 class II histocompatibility antigen, E-S beta chain-like isoform X1, with translation MRCRFSSEEPRDIEFLLQVYGNKKLLGQYNSTTEKCTVYTQWMKNFTETACKGPAFLAARRDEMKKYCSSNVPVVYGYLLEKAVEPYIRLRSVEPFSTRHLAMLVCSAYDFYPKPISDVAEDGQEVTSNVTSTEELVNGDWTYQIHSHLEYTPTPGERIACMVEHFSLTEPKLYDWDPSMPGPEKNKMVIGACGLLLGVVFIAAGLIYYMKKSTEGRVLVPTMVLPESYGTI
- the LOC124029757 gene encoding rano class II histocompatibility antigen, D-1 beta chain-like isoform X2, with product MRCRFSSEEPRDIEFLLQVYGNKKLLGQYNSTTEKCTVYTQWMKNFTETACKGPAFLAARRDEMKKYCSSNVPVVYGYLLEKAEELVNGDWTYQIHSHLEYTPTPGERIACMVEHFSLTEPKLYDWDPSMPGPEKNKMVIGACGLLLGVVFIAAGLIYYMKKSTEGRVLVPTMVLPESYGTI